From the Lycium ferocissimum isolate CSIRO_LF1 unplaced genomic scaffold, AGI_CSIRO_Lferr_CH_V1 ctg2090, whole genome shotgun sequence genome, one window contains:
- the LOC132043087 gene encoding uncharacterized protein LOC132043087 has translation MQYNYEGDVALAPIRKKHRDFLPDKASRILSRTIQGCFTDSPTWGKMEPDQKRQIYLTFKRKCFWLPEHEAHVAQNFEKKAGQLLKGALARLARNSTKGGSLHTSGAKSQAAVRKELELKEKRILPQDEAFKITHVKKKKNSEEPDEWVEERAKQSYIQYQLSRAELCSSLPPGTEPTAEQLNELWMATVGGPTRFGTTYGMPNRAFRKFQSPLQGIGSSNDAGSSDRASVMAMEQKIVELSIQLQASEARERRRDEQLQAAEDRERRRDEQFAGMKSQLDLLLSSRVIPPCPDDARSSKHRPPHSQSRSRHREVGQEHRLVDESSSGDDDGEHVSNTIRHG, from the exons ATGCAGTATAACTATGAAGGCGATGTAGCACTCGCTCCAATAAGAAAGAAACACAGAGA ttttttaCCGGACAAAGCTTCAAGAATTCTTTCGCGGACGATACAGGGTTGTTTCACGGACTCGCCGACTTGGGGCAAGATGGAACCAGACCAGAAGAGACAGATCTATCTAACCTTTAAG AGAAAGTGTTTCTGGCTTCCGGAACATGAAGCTCATGTCGCCCAAAACTTCGAGAAGAAAGCAGGGCAGCTGCTAAAGGGTGCATTAGCAAGG CTGGCCAGAAATTCTACAAAGGGTGGCTCCCTACACACTAGTGGGGCTAAGAGCCAAGCGGCTGTGAGGAAGGAGCTG GAACTCAAAGAAAAGAGGATATTGCCTCAAGATGAGGCATTCAAAATCACTcacgtgaagaagaagaaaaacagtGAAGAACCAGACGAATGGGTCGAGGAACGGGCTAAGCAGTCCTAC ATTCAATATCAACTATCACGGGCTGAGTTATGCAGCAGTCTGCCACCTGGCACAGAGCCTACAGCTGAACAATTGAATGAACTTTGGATGGCGACTGTTGGTGGCCCCACTAGGTTTGGCACAACTTATGGAATGCCAAATAGAGCATTTCGTAAATTCCAGTCGCCCTTGCAAGGCATAGGTTCTTCCAATGATGCTGGGTCGTCAGATAGAGCGAGTGTTATGGCCATGGAGCAGAAGATTGTTGAGCTATCTATCCAGTTACAGGCCTCGGAGGCTAGGGAGAGGCGGAGGGACGAGCAGCTACAGGCTGCGGAGGACAGGGAGAGACGGAGGGACGAGCAATTTGCGGGtatgaaatctcaattagactTATTACTTTCTTCGAGGGTGATTCCCCCTTGTCCTGATGACGCTCGTAGCTCCAAGCATCGACCTCCCCATTCTCAATCTAGGTCACGACATCGAGAGGTTGGTCAAGAACACAGACTTGTAGATGAGTCAAGTAGTGGTGATGATGATGGGGAGCACGTGTCAAACACAATACGACATGGTTGA
- the LOC132043086 gene encoding uncharacterized protein LOC132043086: protein MTGDKRSKGIATAPKKHKKSSRALWKEPGPAVTRDRSPSPYPPPRGAPLPHPPRGALLPYPPRGAPLPYDHSMMIGMGYTQPSPFNSVDPHVSPRQGFAEAPPLTPGYDTPQGFSQLPTGSQRATSSGTPTATPSPTVSHHSSASTARFGANGLHQRGSSSEPDNRTTDENLPAGGVVAPVFGALCCQWAPDHRACGI, encoded by the coding sequence ATGACAGGTGATAAAAGGAGCAAGGGTATTGCTACTGCcccaaagaaacataaaaagaGTAGTAGGGCTTTGTGGAAAGAGCCAGGTCCCGCGGTGACTAGAGATAGAAGTCCGTCGCCGTATCCACCACCACGGGGCGCTCCATTACCTCATCCACCACGCGGGGCTTTATTACCTTATCCACCACGGGGCGCTCCATTACCTTATGATCATTCTATGATGATCGGCATGGGCTATACTCAACCGTCTCCGTTCAATTCTGTGGACCCCCATGTTTCTCCACGTCAGGGATTCGCTGAGGCACCTCCCCTTACACCTGGTTATGATACCCCGCAGGGCTTCAGTCAATTGCCTACCGGATCTCAGCGGGCGACGTCTAGCGGTACTCCAACGGCTACTCCAAGCCCGACTGTATCACATCATTCTTCAGCATCTACTGCACGGTTTGGGGCAAACGGTCTTCACCAAAGAGGTAGTAGCTCTGAGCCCGACAATCGTACCACAGATGAAAACTTACCTGCAGGTGGTGTGGTTGCTCCAGTCTTTGGAGCGTTATGCTGCCAGTGGGCGCCTGATCATCGAGCCTGTGGGATATAG